In one window of Blastopirellula marina DNA:
- a CDS encoding MqnA/MqnD/SBP family protein, which produces MAEKQLIRVGHSPDPDDAFMFYALACDKIDTGNYRFEHELVDIETLNRRAFSGELELTAISIHAYAHLHDKYAICSCGASMGDNYGPMVIAKENLSHDELKTKTIAVPGTLTSAFLGLRMYLGQEFEHVVVPFDEIIEVTAAGEFEGKKIDAGLIIHEGQLTYQRQDLKLIVDLGVWWHDRTDGLPLPLGANGIRKDLGDETIREVTRLLKESIVYGLENRQPALDYALQFGRGLDNSLADKFVGMYVNDWTIDFGDRGRESVTRFLKEGYELGAIPELITPEFVSG; this is translated from the coding sequence TTGGCCGAGAAACAACTGATCCGTGTTGGGCACAGTCCAGACCCGGACGATGCCTTCATGTTCTACGCATTGGCCTGCGACAAGATCGATACCGGCAACTACCGGTTCGAGCACGAATTGGTCGATATCGAAACACTTAACCGCCGTGCCTTCTCAGGCGAGCTCGAGCTGACCGCGATCAGCATCCATGCCTACGCTCACCTGCACGATAAATACGCGATCTGCTCTTGTGGCGCGAGCATGGGGGATAACTACGGCCCCATGGTCATCGCGAAAGAAAACCTCTCTCACGACGAGCTGAAAACAAAGACGATCGCCGTTCCAGGCACGCTTACCTCAGCGTTTCTTGGCCTGCGGATGTACTTGGGCCAAGAATTCGAACACGTTGTTGTTCCTTTCGATGAAATCATCGAGGTCACAGCCGCAGGTGAATTTGAAGGCAAGAAGATCGATGCTGGCTTGATCATCCACGAGGGTCAGCTCACCTACCAACGACAAGATCTGAAGTTGATTGTCGATCTGGGCGTCTGGTGGCACGATCGAACCGACGGCCTTCCTTTGCCACTGGGTGCTAATGGAATCCGTAAGGACCTGGGCGACGAAACCATTCGTGAAGTTACACGGTTGCTCAAAGAAAGCATCGTGTATGGTCTCGAGAACCGTCAGCCCGCACTCGACTACGCCCTACAGTTCGGGCGTGGCTTGGACAATTCGCTCGCCGACAAATTCGTTGGCATGTATGTCAACGATTGGACGATCGACTTCGGCGACCGTGGCCGCGAATCGGTAACCCGGTTTTTGAAGGAAGGTTACGAACTTGGAGCCATCCCAGAACTGATCACACCGGAATTCGTTTCTGGTTAA
- the fliS gene encoding flagellar export chaperone FliS, whose amino-acid sequence MTFDSDSPNSYLETEVLTATPQKLQLMMINGAIRYAYQAQHLHDQDEKEAAWEKLLRCREIVALILSNIKPDGSQLMKDVAGIYMFIFQELTDLHAQDEYHRLDGVIKVLDEERVTWEELCVKEPEALERPSEQEREITSSDAEEIMGKFDASEDDSSNRSNTAFGYDPSSDYYGNSGGGISFDA is encoded by the coding sequence ATGACCTTCGACAGCGATTCGCCAAACAGCTATCTGGAAACGGAAGTTCTCACGGCAACCCCGCAGAAGCTGCAATTGATGATGATCAATGGAGCGATTCGCTACGCCTATCAGGCCCAACACTTACACGATCAGGACGAGAAAGAAGCAGCTTGGGAAAAGTTGCTTCGATGTCGCGAGATCGTGGCTCTGATCTTGAGCAACATCAAGCCTGACGGTTCGCAACTGATGAAGGATGTGGCGGGAATCTACATGTTCATCTTTCAAGAGCTGACCGATCTACATGCCCAGGACGAATATCATCGCTTAGATGGGGTGATCAAAGTCCTTGATGAAGAACGCGTGACTTGGGAAGAACTGTGCGTGAAAGAGCCGGAAGCCCTTGAGCGACCTTCCGAACAAGAGCGCGAAATTACATCGTCAGATGCCGAAGAAATTATGGGCAAATTCGACGCCTCTGAGGACGATTCGAGCAATCGCTCGAACACCGCTTTCGGCTACGATCCAAGCAGCGACTACTACGGGAATTCCGGTGGTGGCATTTCTTTTGATGCCTAA
- the fliD gene encoding flagellar filament capping protein FliD: MAGIQATNGLVTGIPIQDTVKQLLAIEAQPRDLLVSRTELINDEAKAIAELTASVLSFQFTAKKFQQSSIFTAAKATSSNTTFLSATVTGTPKTGNYQFTPVRTAQSQQLLSSGVSSLTQPLSSGSIQINHGPKLDDGISLDELNSGQGVQRGKIRITDRSGASASIDLSYAQNIDDVLDAINNNDTIQVTASVDGDRIKLTDTSGQTSSNLIVQAVGSGTTAADLGLEGINVASNTAAGDDLLNLHSNTLLSSLNDGSGISLNRNGADLSVSLRDGTSLELELGKAAAPEDFASATIKPGDARLDFTSVQSGAAYDGVQIIFQDNASVSKGNETVVFDGNAKTLTFQIDAGKTTASNIVSALANDATASQYFSASTVNSGLGNGVIDPTKDSVTTSATTGNASATTTSVDPNASITLTADSTGGTYDDVTIIFVDDAGVTAGSETVVYDDSDPQNKTLTVHIDAGNSTGTNVIDAINNNPTVGPLFTASNGTGSDGSGLVDVTDTAITSGGIQQSTATTPDDASNGQVSLTAKVKGEAYDDYVLKYVADGAVTQGNEVVEFDEDAKTITVRIDAGASTATDVVAALNGNSDVSSRFTAAKPSGATGDRIVNASATATTSAGAASEASTPQTLGELIDVINAVDPTKLRAQISGDGDHIELIDLSTDNGGTFSVSSVNNSSTAEDLGLTGTASGATLTSDRLQSGLKTTLLSSLGGGNGLGDLGTISITDRSGASANVDLSSAETVEDVLQLINDSGLSVKAKLNEAGNGISLTDTSGQFSSNFIVADADASETATLLKIETDSTSVNVNSGSLHRQFVNEDTKLDELKGGQGIERGKFLVRNAAGQARQFDLTDPSIETVGDLIDKINSELTLNVEARINDNGDGIVLIDKSTGSGTLTVSESGSTQTAADLGLAGTGVEKEVDGVTRTVIEGSEVTTIEIEDGDTIEDLVTKLNDANVGLSASILNTGSGTNPYRLSLVSETSGKDGRVVLDSSQSQFRFDEIVEAQDALLLFGSASNASAGILASSSSNTFTEVLDGVSLKVNEASTSPINVNVQISDESLLSVANEFVTQYNALRDKLDEKTFFNESDSSTGILFGSSEALRIDTQLGGLLTSRFSSLGKIQSLQQLGFDVNESGKLSLNTNKLKAAFASDPEGVEKFFTEETTGFADKVFNLTEQFAGRGNSMLVSRAQTLQSRADLNTDRIKSMNERLARKQEQLLTQFYNLEETIGKLQNNLTALDGIGYISPDGT, encoded by the coding sequence ATGGCAGGCATTCAGGCAACCAATGGTCTTGTGACCGGTATTCCGATCCAGGATACCGTCAAGCAACTGCTAGCAATTGAAGCACAGCCGCGTGATCTTCTCGTCAGTCGTACGGAACTGATCAACGATGAAGCGAAAGCAATTGCGGAACTGACCGCCAGCGTGCTCAGCTTCCAGTTCACTGCTAAGAAGTTTCAGCAGTCGAGTATTTTCACTGCCGCCAAGGCGACCAGCTCGAACACAACGTTTCTTTCCGCAACGGTTACCGGTACGCCGAAGACAGGTAATTACCAGTTTACACCCGTTCGAACAGCTCAGTCTCAGCAGTTGTTGAGTTCGGGCGTCTCTTCGTTAACGCAACCACTCAGCAGCGGTTCGATCCAAATCAATCACGGCCCGAAATTGGACGATGGGATCTCCCTAGACGAGCTCAATTCTGGTCAGGGGGTTCAACGTGGTAAGATTCGTATCACCGATCGTAGTGGCGCAAGTGCCTCAATCGATTTGAGCTATGCGCAGAACATCGACGATGTCCTGGACGCCATCAACAACAACGATACGATTCAGGTCACGGCATCTGTCGATGGCGATCGGATCAAGCTTACAGACACTTCCGGACAAACATCGTCAAATCTTATTGTTCAAGCGGTTGGAAGCGGAACAACCGCCGCCGATCTCGGGCTAGAAGGAATCAACGTCGCCTCAAATACCGCAGCAGGCGATGACCTACTGAACCTGCATTCCAATACTCTTCTTTCCTCGCTGAATGATGGCAGTGGGATCAGCTTAAATCGTAACGGTGCCGACCTTTCTGTTTCGTTACGCGATGGTACTTCGCTGGAACTCGAACTGGGCAAAGCAGCTGCGCCAGAAGATTTCGCCAGTGCCACGATTAAGCCAGGGGATGCACGTCTCGATTTTACGTCGGTCCAGAGTGGTGCCGCCTATGATGGCGTCCAAATCATCTTTCAAGATAATGCCTCCGTTTCCAAAGGTAACGAAACGGTGGTGTTTGACGGCAACGCCAAGACGCTCACCTTCCAGATCGATGCCGGAAAGACGACGGCTTCCAACATTGTTTCGGCCCTCGCAAATGACGCGACGGCCAGCCAATACTTCTCGGCAAGTACGGTTAACAGCGGCCTCGGCAATGGAGTGATTGATCCGACCAAGGATTCCGTCACAACGTCTGCCACGACGGGAAATGCTTCGGCGACCACGACATCCGTTGATCCCAACGCCTCAATCACCTTGACGGCCGACTCCACGGGCGGCACATACGATGATGTTACGATCATCTTTGTTGACGACGCTGGAGTCACTGCAGGCTCGGAAACGGTGGTTTACGACGATTCTGATCCGCAAAACAAAACGCTAACCGTTCACATCGACGCTGGTAACTCCACCGGCACGAATGTCATTGACGCGATCAACAACAACCCGACCGTCGGTCCGTTGTTCACGGCTTCCAATGGAACCGGTAGCGATGGAAGCGGCCTGGTGGACGTGACTGATACAGCAATCACCTCCGGGGGAATTCAGCAGTCGACGGCCACAACGCCTGACGATGCGAGCAATGGCCAGGTCAGCCTGACGGCGAAAGTCAAAGGGGAAGCTTATGATGACTACGTCCTAAAATACGTTGCCGACGGTGCCGTGACTCAGGGGAACGAGGTTGTCGAATTCGACGAAGATGCGAAAACAATCACGGTTCGAATTGACGCTGGTGCTTCCACCGCCACGGATGTCGTGGCGGCGCTGAATGGTAATTCGGATGTCAGTTCTCGATTCACGGCAGCGAAGCCAAGCGGAGCCACTGGCGATCGAATCGTTAACGCTTCGGCGACGGCAACCACGAGTGCCGGTGCAGCTTCGGAAGCTTCCACGCCGCAGACACTTGGCGAATTGATCGATGTCATTAACGCGGTCGACCCCACGAAGCTGCGAGCCCAGATTAGTGGCGACGGCGATCACATTGAACTGATCGATTTATCGACCGATAACGGTGGCACCTTCTCGGTTTCCAGCGTCAACAATAGTTCGACGGCAGAAGATCTTGGTCTCACAGGGACAGCCTCGGGCGCAACACTTACGAGCGATCGGCTTCAGTCAGGATTGAAGACGACACTTCTATCGTCGCTCGGCGGAGGGAACGGGCTGGGTGATCTCGGCACGATTTCCATCACGGATCGTAGTGGCGCGTCGGCGAATGTCGACCTATCGTCAGCCGAAACGGTGGAAGACGTCCTGCAACTTATCAATGACTCCGGACTATCGGTCAAAGCAAAGTTGAATGAGGCGGGCAACGGCATCTCGCTAACCGATACGAGCGGACAGTTTAGCAGCAACTTCATCGTTGCCGATGCCGACGCGAGCGAGACCGCGACGCTACTCAAAATTGAAACCGATTCAACTTCGGTGAACGTCAACTCCGGCAGCCTCCATCGCCAGTTTGTCAACGAAGACACCAAACTGGACGAACTCAAGGGAGGGCAGGGCATTGAGCGTGGCAAGTTCCTGGTTCGGAACGCCGCGGGTCAAGCTCGCCAATTCGATCTTACCGATCCATCGATTGAAACGGTTGGTGATCTGATCGACAAGATCAACTCCGAATTGACCCTTAACGTTGAAGCCAGGATCAATGATAACGGCGACGGAATCGTGCTGATCGACAAGTCGACCGGTTCCGGGACGCTAACCGTTAGCGAAAGCGGATCGACGCAGACGGCTGCCGACCTCGGGCTAGCAGGAACTGGCGTCGAGAAGGAAGTCGATGGAGTTACCCGAACCGTAATCGAAGGTTCGGAGGTCACCACAATCGAAATCGAAGATGGGGATACCATCGAAGACTTGGTGACCAAGCTCAACGATGCCAATGTGGGCCTCTCAGCCAGCATCCTGAACACAGGTTCCGGTACCAATCCCTATCGCTTATCCCTGGTCAGTGAGACTTCAGGCAAAGACGGACGGGTTGTGCTGGACTCGAGCCAGTCCCAGTTTCGTTTTGATGAAATTGTTGAAGCACAAGATGCCCTGCTTTTATTTGGTTCGGCATCCAATGCATCGGCTGGCATTCTTGCCTCTTCCAGCAGCAATACATTCACGGAAGTGCTGGATGGGGTCTCACTCAAGGTGAACGAGGCGTCGACTTCTCCGATCAATGTTAATGTCCAGATCTCAGACGAATCATTGCTGAGTGTCGCGAATGAATTTGTTACGCAATACAACGCATTGCGCGACAAACTCGACGAAAAGACCTTCTTCAACGAATCCGATAGCTCGACGGGGATTCTATTCGGCTCTAGTGAAGCCCTCCGCATCGATACGCAGCTAGGGGGACTTCTTACCTCGCGATTTTCCAGCCTCGGAAAGATTCAATCGCTCCAACAACTCGGATTCGACGTGAACGAATCAGGCAAGCTGAGCCTGAATACCAACAAGCTGAAGGCCGCCTTCGCAAGCGATCCGGAAGGGGTCGAAAAGTTCTTCACCGAAGAAACAACGGGATTCGCTGATAAAGTTTTCAATCTAACGGAACAATTCGCTGGCCGAGGGAACTCGATGCTGGTCAGTCGTGCTCAAACGTTGCAATCACGTGCTGACTTGAACACCGACCGTATTAAATCGATGAACGAACGTCTTGCCAGAAAGCAAGAACAACTGCTGACCCAGTTTTACAACCTGGAAGAGACAATCGGGAAACTTCAAAATAATTTGACTGCGTTGGATGGTATTGGTTACATCTCACCCGATGGAACGTAA
- a CDS encoding flagellin, which yields MTRINTNVSSLVAQNTLARSNNDLQTALGRLSTGLRINRGKDDPAGLIASEALRSDITNVEKAITNSERANQLIATADSALGQVSQLLNDIRGLISEAANTGALSDDQVAANQLQIDSSLEAIDRIAQITSFQGKRLLDGNLDFITQDVDSSAIEGLRVDQANFGSSASIGVEVNVVKQATRGQLNYNFGAIAEDVVLQIGGGNGTEAFNFAKGSTIEEVASAVNLVSDATGVEAVLETAATKGTIVASSFGENNDVLLTANEAGFEAGDVRIKYTKGTSSTTTATYTAPVGSDPAQIEVALGVKDFEAASVTVDTAGTDNDFTITADQAGADFNDISIVFADGAVSGQETAVYDADAKTLTITKNAASTADDIVKAINNTHTLSDTPLAVVDGAAANSDFTIVSDSTGLALDDVTINFVGGGTAGSETVVYDDSDPDNKTLTVTIQDGVSTANQVIAAINGDGTVGPLFTAAANVTGSDGSGVIAVGDSGAVTTTSNNSAAAALFTAALVETNGTGAGAVTFTGTYGTTTADGVDGGEIIATANDVIEAINNASGNDKVTASLQSGNNGYGVVSEFSNYASSGVPEQNNSLQFLAPDSAPNIRYVSNPGTGLSIDTSTDPRVEDFSSATFQNADANGTFTIKAKLKGTEYDGYTVNFVDNAKVTGGSNEYVTLDKENKTLTVNIEDGVSTAQDIIDAVNNDAYVSQFFGAENYGSSDGSDAVTIADLTIPTETTGGVTSEGTLIVNLETDENGIVKTTANDLIAFFDDPSQFISDSGDAADALAELTTRGISVTNSGGSDGTGVLTATDEDITFATNGTDLVDSQASGTTFAVNGENAQLTFTAVDTGADFDDVTIQFVNDGSVTGGTDERAEYDAASKTLTFFVEEGVTTAADIEDIFTSSESQYDADIAAIFTASAGGTGAGVVTSDDTATLSGGVVDNGSVQGAKLQGNSDLENLGLTFQATGYGSDSFVSVKALSGTFNLTDAVGDSSDRSDGTDVDVRINGIQAVGDGLRASINTSSLDISFSLSADVGDSSKFEFQISGGGALFQLGPDVVSNQQARLGIQSVSTATLGGVNGRLFELRSGGAKSLTADVGGAASIVDEVIGVVTQLRGRLGAFQKTTLESNIYTLNDTLANLTDAESSIRDADFAAESAKLTRAQILVQSGTSVLGIANQNPQSVLSLLR from the coding sequence ATGACCCGAATTAATACCAACGTCAGCTCTTTGGTTGCCCAGAACACTCTGGCGCGATCGAACAATGACCTGCAAACGGCACTGGGCCGTTTGAGCACCGGTCTGCGTATCAACCGCGGTAAGGACGATCCCGCTGGTTTGATCGCTAGTGAAGCTCTGCGTAGCGATATCACCAACGTGGAAAAGGCGATCACCAATAGTGAACGTGCTAACCAGTTGATCGCTACGGCCGACAGTGCTCTCGGCCAGGTCAGTCAGCTTCTCAACGACATCCGTGGCTTGATCTCAGAAGCCGCTAATACGGGTGCCTTGAGTGACGACCAAGTCGCTGCGAACCAATTGCAGATCGACTCGTCGCTGGAAGCCATCGACCGTATTGCTCAAATCACATCTTTCCAAGGCAAGCGTCTGCTCGACGGTAACCTGGACTTCATCACGCAGGACGTCGATTCGTCCGCGATCGAAGGCCTGCGTGTCGACCAAGCTAACTTCGGTTCTTCCGCCTCGATCGGCGTTGAAGTCAACGTTGTTAAGCAAGCCACACGCGGCCAGTTGAACTACAACTTTGGTGCCATCGCTGAAGATGTCGTGCTGCAAATCGGCGGCGGCAACGGTACAGAAGCGTTCAACTTCGCCAAGGGTTCGACCATCGAAGAAGTCGCTTCCGCTGTGAACCTGGTTTCGGACGCCACCGGCGTGGAAGCTGTTTTGGAAACGGCCGCCACCAAGGGTACGATCGTCGCTTCCAGCTTCGGCGAGAACAACGACGTTCTCCTTACTGCCAACGAAGCAGGCTTCGAAGCTGGCGACGTCCGCATCAAGTACACCAAGGGCACGTCGTCCACCACGACCGCAACTTACACCGCGCCTGTTGGTAGCGATCCAGCACAGATCGAAGTTGCTCTCGGCGTGAAGGACTTTGAAGCCGCGTCGGTCACTGTTGATACCGCAGGTACCGACAACGACTTCACGATCACGGCTGATCAAGCTGGGGCCGATTTCAACGATATTTCGATCGTCTTCGCTGACGGTGCCGTTTCGGGTCAAGAAACCGCTGTTTACGACGCCGACGCCAAGACGTTGACGATCACCAAAAACGCCGCGTCGACCGCCGATGACATTGTCAAGGCGATTAACAACACGCACACCCTTTCCGATACGCCGCTGGCTGTCGTCGATGGTGCCGCTGCGAACTCCGACTTCACCATCGTGTCCGACTCGACCGGTCTGGCGTTGGACGACGTCACGATCAACTTCGTTGGCGGTGGTACGGCTGGTTCGGAAACCGTTGTCTACGATGACTCGGATCCTGACAACAAGACCTTGACGGTCACCATCCAAGATGGTGTTTCGACGGCAAACCAAGTCATCGCTGCAATCAACGGCGACGGTACGGTTGGTCCATTGTTCACCGCTGCAGCTAACGTTACCGGAAGTGACGGTTCTGGTGTTATTGCGGTGGGTGATAGTGGTGCTGTTACAACGACCTCGAACAACTCGGCTGCTGCGGCCCTGTTCACCGCTGCCTTGGTTGAAACCAACGGTACGGGTGCTGGTGCGGTGACCTTCACGGGTACTTACGGTACGACGACCGCAGATGGCGTTGACGGTGGCGAAATCATCGCAACAGCCAACGACGTTATCGAAGCGATCAACAACGCTTCGGGTAACGACAAGGTCACGGCTTCGTTGCAATCCGGCAACAACGGCTACGGCGTTGTCTCCGAGTTCAGCAACTACGCTTCCTCGGGTGTTCCAGAGCAGAACAACAGCCTGCAGTTCCTGGCTCCTGATTCGGCACCGAACATTCGTTACGTCTCGAATCCTGGGACGGGTCTGAGCATCGACACGTCGACCGACCCACGCGTCGAAGATTTCTCTTCGGCCACGTTCCAGAACGCCGATGCTAACGGTACGTTCACGATCAAGGCCAAGCTCAAGGGTACGGAATACGACGGCTACACGGTTAACTTCGTGGACAACGCGAAAGTTACTGGTGGCTCGAATGAGTACGTGACCCTCGACAAAGAAAACAAGACGCTGACTGTCAACATCGAAGACGGCGTCTCCACGGCTCAAGACATTATCGACGCCGTCAACAACGACGCGTATGTCAGCCAATTCTTTGGTGCCGAAAACTACGGCTCCAGCGATGGCTCGGACGCTGTGACCATTGCCGATCTGACCATTCCGACCGAAACAACCGGTGGAGTCACGTCGGAAGGTACGCTGATCGTTAATCTGGAAACAGATGAAAACGGTATCGTTAAGACGACCGCAAACGATCTGATTGCGTTCTTCGATGATCCTAGCCAGTTCATCAGCGACTCCGGCGACGCCGCAGACGCCTTGGCTGAACTGACCACGCGTGGAATCAGTGTCACCAACTCCGGTGGAAGCGATGGCACCGGTGTCCTGACGGCTACTGACGAAGACATCACCTTCGCAACCAACGGAACCGACCTGGTTGATTCGCAAGCCTCGGGTACGACTTTCGCTGTGAACGGCGAAAACGCACAGCTGACCTTCACGGCAGTTGATACGGGTGCTGACTTCGATGACGTTACGATCCAGTTCGTCAACGATGGTTCGGTGACCGGTGGTACCGATGAACGTGCCGAGTACGATGCCGCCAGCAAGACGCTGACTTTCTTCGTCGAAGAAGGCGTGACGACCGCTGCGGACATCGAAGACATCTTCACGTCCAGCGAATCGCAATACGACGCCGACATTGCCGCGATCTTCACCGCTTCGGCGGGTGGTACGGGTGCAGGCGTGGTTACCAGCGACGATACCGCGACACTTTCGGGTGGCGTTGTCGACAACGGAAGCGTCCAAGGTGCCAAGCTGCAAGGCAACTCCGACCTGGAGAACCTGGGCCTCACATTCCAAGCGACCGGTTACGGTTCGGACAGCTTCGTCAGTGTCAAAGCGTTGAGCGGAACGTTCAACCTGACCGACGCTGTCGGCGACAGCTCGGACCGCTCGGACGGTACGGACGTCGACGTTCGTATCAACGGTATCCAAGCCGTCGGTGACGGTCTGCGTGCTTCGATCAACACTTCGTCGCTCGACATTAGCTTCTCGCTGAGTGCCGACGTCGGCGACAGCTCGAAGTTCGAGTTCCAGATCTCCGGTGGTGGTGCGTTGTTCCAACTCGGTCCAGACGTTGTCAGCAACCAGCAAGCCCGTCTCGGTATTCAGAGCGTCAGCACGGCGACTCTGGGTGGCGTGAACGGTCGTCTGTTCGAGCTGCGATCTGGTGGTGCCAAGAGCCTGACCGCTGACGTTGGTGGTGCTGCAAGCATCGTCGACGAAGTGATCGGTGTGGTTACCCAACTTCGTGGTCGATTGGGTGCGTTCCAGAAAACGACTCTGGAATCGAACATCTACACCCTAAACGACACGTTGGCCAACCTGACCGATGCCGAAAGCTCGATCCGTGACGCTGACTTTGCAGCAGAATCGGCCAAGCTGACGCGAGCTCAGATTCTGGTCCAATCGGGTACTTCGGTGCTGGGTATCGCCAACCAGAACCCACAATCGGTCTTGAGTCTCCTCCGATAA
- the csrA gene encoding carbon storage regulator CsrA: MLVLSRHRDESIMIGDNIVITIVDIRGDKVRLGIAAPQDIPVHRQEVYEAIKRENMQASGVQPDDTAMMKKSSRK; the protein is encoded by the coding sequence ATGCTGGTACTCTCGAGGCACCGCGACGAAAGCATCATGATCGGCGACAACATTGTCATCACGATTGTTGACATTCGTGGAGACAAGGTTCGCTTGGGCATCGCTGCCCCGCAAGACATTCCAGTCCACCGACAGGAAGTCTACGAAGCAATTAAGCGAGAAAACATGCAGGCCTCTGGCGTGCAGCCTGACGACACCGCCATGATGAAGAAGAGTAGTCGCAAGTAA
- the fliW gene encoding flagellar assembly protein FliW, with the protein MEFETTRFGKLSIRQDETIVFPQGLIGFENHTKWAILADESNDSVGWLQSMDQADLAFAVVSPRRYVPGYKVRISPEQATSLKLDAGMETFVLVIVSRENALISVNLRAPLLVNLSLQLGRQVITTDEQPLRHVIATETIALRRSA; encoded by the coding sequence ATGGAATTTGAAACCACTCGATTTGGCAAGCTAAGCATTCGTCAGGATGAAACGATCGTTTTCCCACAAGGATTGATCGGATTCGAAAACCATACGAAATGGGCGATCTTGGCGGATGAATCGAATGATTCCGTTGGGTGGCTTCAATCGATGGACCAAGCGGATCTGGCATTTGCCGTTGTCAGCCCTCGTCGTTACGTACCTGGCTACAAGGTACGGATCAGTCCCGAACAGGCGACCTCTCTGAAGCTGGACGCCGGGATGGAAACATTCGTTCTGGTCATCGTCAGCCGCGAAAATGCTCTTATCTCCGTGAATTTACGGGCTCCTCTACTGGTTAATCTCTCATTGCAATTGGGCCGTCAGGTCATCACGACCGACGAACAGCCGCTTCGGCACGTCATTGCGACTGAAACAATCGCTCTGCGTCGCAGTGCTTGA